From Triticum urartu cultivar G1812 chromosome 2, Tu2.1, whole genome shotgun sequence, a single genomic window includes:
- the LOC125537337 gene encoding LOW QUALITY PROTEIN: uncharacterized protein LOC125537337 (The sequence of the model RefSeq protein was modified relative to this genomic sequence to represent the inferred CDS: substituted 1 base at 1 genomic stop codon), whose protein sequence is MPALRLPLEIKIQEPSPSMDDAGGDILPSLGRVRLGDLAAVEGLASDSYKICVSTLMQSLAQYSAAIIQLPPADAALLRSGLDSARLFFHQXVYDSVGDVVHSDDAREWKTSCYYADPQMWLEMYDYRPGVSVREHGGAMELSPSGLPDIFSMLGKVCRDILDAVSFSLNLRSCVFTEILGNMPLRSQEVSSSVLSACCHSRPSFEEAQQHGIASPDDSQLLVFSEQEQQIDKALLTLVKSDRSGLYIKDLHGRWILVDGDLGPHDIVVYPGLALYQETSGYVNPAVHKTEVGNLQECMFGRCSLAFKLTPRFVARPGGSEMGAAGHGVDTQFQAPITVTEFMQTNRSADQLFPKNNESSSQSEQDGANLCKSICATNPGYFLTCQGWPVV, encoded by the coding sequence ATGCCCGCGCTGAGACTTCCCCTGGAAATCAAGATTCAAGAACCATCTCCATCAATGGATGACGCGGGAGGGGACATACTCCCGTCTCTCGGCCGCGTGCGCCTCGGTGATCTCGCGGCCGTCGAGGGCCTCGCTTCCGACAGCTACAAGATATGCGTATCGACACTGATGCAGTCGCTGGCTCAGTACTCGGCAGCCATCATCCAGCTGCCTCCGGCCGATGCTGCCCTCTTAAGGTCTGGTCTGGACTCGGCTCGCCTCTTCTTCCACCAGTGAGTGTATGATTCGGTGGGCGATGTTGTCCATTCGGATGACGCCCGCGAGTGGAAGACATCTTGTTACTACGCAGATCCTCAAATGTGGCTGGAAATGTATGATTATAGGCCTGGTGTTAGTGTCAGAGAGCATGGTGGCGCAATGGAATTGTCTCCGTCTGGGCTGCCCGACATATTTTCAATGCTTGGGAAAGTTTGCCGAGATATCTTGGATGCGGTTAGCTTCTCACTGAATCTCCGTAGTTGTGTGTTTACTGAGATACTCGGCAACATGCCATTGAGAAGCCAGGAAGTGTCGTCCTCTGTTCTTTCAGCATGTTGCCATTCGAGGCCATCATTTGAAGAAGCACAGCAGCATGGTATTGCTTCTCCTGATGACAGTCAATTGCTCGTGTTTTCTGAGCAGGAGCAACAGATCGACAAGGCTTTGCTTACACTAGTTAAGTCTGATAGGTCAGGCTTATATATCAAGGACTTGCATGGGCGCTGGATTCTTGTTGATGGGGACCTTGGTCCACATGATATTGTTGTATATCCTGGCCTTGCACTTTATCAGGAAACCTCTGGCTATGTAAATCCAGCTGTGCACAAGACAGAGGTTGGAAATTTGCAGGAATGTATGTTTGGGCGTTGTTCTTTGGCGTTTAAGCTCACACCGAGATTTGTTGCTAGGCCTGGTGGTTCAGAGATGGGAGCTGCTGGTCATGGTGTTGATACTCAGTTTCAGGCCCCCATAACAGTTACTGAGTTCATGCAAACAAATCGTTCCGCTGATCAACTTTTTCCCAAGAACAATGAATCATCATCCCAGTCAGAGCAGGATG